In a genomic window of Pieris brassicae chromosome 7, ilPieBrab1.1, whole genome shotgun sequence:
- the LOC123712328 gene encoding ADP-ribosylation factor-like protein 1, producing the protein MGGLFSYFRGLLGAREMRILILGLDGAGKTTILYKLQVGEVVTTIPTIGFNVEQVTYKNLKFQVWDLGGQTSIRPYWRCYYGNTDAIIYVVDSADRDRIGISKDELVHMLREDELSNAILVVLANKQDMAGCLTVAEVHQALGLDALRDRTFQIFKTSAVRGEGLDQAMDWLSNALQARK; encoded by the exons ATGG gTGGTTTATTCAGTTATTTTAGAGGACTATTAGGGGCCCGTGAAATGCGGATATTGATCCTCGGTCTAGACGGTGCCGGAAAAACGACAATATTGTACAAATTACAAGTTGGCGAAGTTGTTACTACGATTCCGACAATCGGCTTTAATGTAGAGCaagtaacatataaaaatcttaagttTCAAGTTTGGGATCTTGGAGGACAAACAAGTATCAG gCCCTATTGGCGGTGTTACTATGGTAACACAGATGCAATAATATATGTTGTCGATTCAGCAGATAGAGATAGAATAGGAATTTCGAAAGATGAACTTGTGCATATGTTAAga GAAGATGAGTTATCAAATGCAATACTGGTAGTATTAGCAAACAAGCAGGATATGGCTGGCTGTCTTACTGTAGCTGAGGTGCATCAAGCATTAGGGTTGGATGCTCTACGTGATAGAACCTTCCAGATATTCAAGACATCTGCCGTGAGAGGAGAAGGATTGGATCAAGCGATGGATTGGCTTTCTAATGCACTGCAAGCGAGGAAATAA